The following proteins are co-located in the Pseudarthrobacter siccitolerans genome:
- a CDS encoding alpha/beta fold hydrolase: MALSGGRDVESGGLQGRLYASVQPAGVAGGTGGRPTYVLLHGIGVSHRYLARLHRELAEAADVYSFDLPGFGKSSRPQRQLQVEDFAAFVSAVLADAGVSTYVPVGHSMGTQFAVELALKEPDRVAGAVLMGPVVEPSRKTVAQQALALTRDSMFSESLTSNAIVFSDYFRAGPRWYLTELPVMMEYPLEERLAGVRQPVLVLRGTRDPIARRPWCENLAGVAPQGIMAEVLGQGHVFQHTAPAIAAQAISGWVRAVNGFGVTA; this comes from the coding sequence ATGGCATTGAGTGGTGGCCGGGACGTTGAATCCGGCGGTTTACAGGGAAGGCTCTACGCTTCCGTCCAGCCTGCAGGGGTGGCTGGCGGGACCGGGGGGCGCCCCACCTACGTCCTGCTGCACGGCATAGGCGTCTCCCACCGCTACCTTGCGCGGCTGCACCGCGAGCTGGCCGAAGCGGCCGACGTCTACTCCTTCGACCTCCCCGGCTTTGGCAAGTCGTCACGGCCCCAGCGCCAATTGCAGGTTGAAGACTTTGCCGCGTTTGTCAGCGCGGTCCTGGCCGATGCGGGCGTTTCCACCTACGTACCGGTGGGACACTCCATGGGTACCCAGTTCGCGGTGGAACTGGCGCTCAAGGAACCTGATCGGGTGGCCGGGGCAGTGCTCATGGGCCCGGTGGTCGAGCCCAGCCGGAAAACGGTGGCACAGCAGGCCCTCGCGCTGACGCGGGACTCCATGTTCAGCGAGTCCCTGACCTCCAACGCGATTGTGTTCAGCGACTACTTCCGGGCTGGCCCGCGCTGGTACCTGACCGAACTGCCGGTGATGATGGAATACCCCCTGGAGGAACGGCTGGCCGGCGTTAGGCAGCCCGTCCTGGTGCTTCGCGGTACCAGGGATCCCATCGCCCGCCGCCCCTGGTGCGAGAACCTTGCCGGGGTTGCCCCGCAGGGCATCATGGCCGAGGTCCTGGGCCAGGGCCACGTCTTCCAGCACACCGCCCCGGCGATCGCCGCCCAGGCGATCAGCGGCTGGGTCCGGGCCGTGAACGGGTTTGGCGTCACGGCCTGA
- a CDS encoding helix-turn-helix domain-containing protein: MALIAPRIADALPPEEAGKLQRALAGSDDITVFVDGTVHRLPPLARDAVVDLLRRFSRGEAVTVSSVEDMLTTSKAAELAGISHTYLRNMTDRGEIPVEYRGSHRRIPRTAIMAWLEEQKKVKSGDEPPSAAS, from the coding sequence ATGGCACTGATCGCTCCCAGAATCGCGGACGCCCTCCCGCCCGAGGAGGCCGGGAAGCTGCAACGGGCCCTCGCCGGCAGCGACGACATCACTGTTTTTGTGGACGGCACAGTCCACCGGCTCCCACCCCTGGCGCGGGACGCCGTCGTGGACCTCCTCCGACGGTTCAGCCGCGGCGAGGCGGTGACGGTCAGCAGCGTCGAGGACATGCTGACCACCTCGAAGGCTGCGGAGCTGGCGGGAATCTCCCACACCTACCTGCGGAACATGACCGACCGCGGCGAGATCCCCGTGGAGTACCGCGGCAGCCACCGGCGCATTCCGCGGACCGCCATCATGGCCTGGCTCGAGGAGCAGAAGAAGGTCAAATCCGGGGACGAGCCGCCCAGCGCCGCATCTTGA
- a CDS encoding PucR family transcriptional regulator, whose translation MQQQGVEQLVEQVAQKLGRGLSLEDLDGVLLAYSSNQSHADRVRVNFLLSKKVPADVSAWQLSHGIATAVRPVVVPANPHLGMLGRVCVPLMVRGFRVGYLWVQQDSVEENPTAILTQLPAVTNEVEMLSALLLDSNTAESEFRRGREREFLAACAGETNAVAAVAGWKEIQGRGPWQMVTVLDADGWAGGPDPIATTLIHRSAALQATVGVDVALFSAGTETHSVVLFRESSGRANHAQVLVHYQLELAKRSGRPVHRIILGISEGFAKPRELAEAYRQSRLAAQAAAVDPQLGELVDCRSTGIYQLLASVGGGAGAWFDPGSVYFRVLEDHDRNGELIPVLELLYDNDGSVQDVAAKLHLHRSSIYNRLGRIRQLLGVDPLKGMPRLELHAALKMRRWAARPRI comes from the coding sequence ATGCAGCAGCAGGGCGTGGAACAACTGGTCGAGCAGGTGGCGCAGAAGCTGGGCCGCGGCCTTTCCCTGGAGGACCTGGACGGGGTGCTGCTGGCCTACAGCTCCAACCAGTCGCATGCGGACCGCGTCCGGGTGAACTTCCTCCTCAGCAAGAAAGTGCCGGCGGATGTGAGCGCCTGGCAGCTTTCGCACGGCATAGCCACCGCCGTCCGCCCGGTGGTGGTCCCGGCCAATCCGCACCTGGGCATGCTGGGCCGCGTCTGCGTCCCGCTGATGGTCCGCGGTTTCCGGGTGGGTTACCTGTGGGTGCAGCAGGACTCGGTAGAGGAGAATCCGACGGCGATCCTCACCCAGTTGCCGGCCGTCACCAACGAAGTGGAGATGCTCTCGGCGCTGCTGCTGGACTCCAACACCGCCGAGTCAGAATTCCGGCGCGGGCGCGAACGGGAGTTCCTGGCCGCGTGCGCGGGGGAAACCAACGCCGTGGCCGCCGTGGCGGGCTGGAAGGAAATCCAGGGCCGGGGGCCATGGCAGATGGTGACGGTGCTGGACGCCGACGGCTGGGCCGGGGGCCCCGATCCGATCGCCACAACCCTCATCCACCGGTCCGCAGCACTCCAGGCGACGGTGGGTGTGGACGTCGCCCTTTTCAGCGCGGGGACGGAAACCCACTCCGTGGTGCTCTTCCGTGAGTCTTCGGGCAGGGCAAACCATGCGCAGGTCCTGGTCCATTATCAGCTGGAGCTGGCCAAACGTTCCGGCCGCCCGGTGCACCGCATCATCCTGGGTATCAGCGAGGGGTTTGCCAAGCCCCGTGAGCTCGCCGAAGCCTACCGGCAGTCGAGACTGGCCGCCCAGGCCGCCGCCGTTGACCCGCAGTTGGGTGAGCTCGTGGATTGCCGGTCCACCGGCATCTATCAGCTCCTGGCATCAGTGGGGGGAGGGGCTGGAGCCTGGTTTGACCCCGGGTCAGTCTACTTCCGTGTCCTTGAGGACCACGACCGCAACGGCGAACTCATCCCGGTCCTGGAACTCCTGTATGACAATGACGGGTCTGTCCAGGACGTCGCAGCCAAACTCCATCTGCACCGGAGCAGCATTTACAACCGGTTGGGCCGCATCCGCCAACTGCTCGGGGTAGATCCGCTGAAGGGCATGCCCCGCCTGGAACTCCACGCCGCCCTCAAGATGCGGCGCTGGGCGGCTCGTCCCCGGATTTGA
- the ald gene encoding alanine dehydrogenase: MIIGVPKEIKNNEFRVAITAAGVHEFRTHGHTVLVERGAGLGSGITDEEYAIAGAEIVNEADDVWARADMVMKVKEPIKAEYHRFRKGLILFTYLHLAAEPELTRELINSGVTAIAYETVQEGRTLPLLAPMSEVAGRLSVQVGASSLMAPAGGKGVLLGGVPGVRPAKVVVLGAGVAGTNAAAMALGLGADVTILDINIHRLRELDAQYQGRLKTVASNKYEIEKSVVDADLVIGSVLIPGAKAPKLVTNELVARMKPGSVLVDIAVDQGGCFEDTHPTTHQEPTYKVHNTIFYCVANMPGAVPNTSTYALTNVTLRYAVSLANLGVKAAFDRDPALAAGLNIAAGHVAHHSVSEAHNLPLVADWHELVSA; this comes from the coding sequence ATGATCATCGGCGTCCCCAAAGAAATCAAGAACAACGAATTCCGCGTAGCCATCACGGCCGCCGGTGTCCACGAGTTCCGCACCCACGGCCACACCGTGCTCGTGGAACGAGGCGCAGGGCTGGGCTCAGGAATCACCGACGAGGAATATGCCATCGCCGGCGCCGAAATCGTGAACGAGGCCGACGACGTCTGGGCCCGCGCCGACATGGTCATGAAGGTCAAGGAACCCATTAAGGCCGAATACCACCGCTTCCGCAAGGGCCTGATCCTCTTCACCTACCTCCACCTCGCCGCCGAGCCCGAACTCACCCGCGAGCTCATCAACTCGGGCGTCACCGCCATCGCCTACGAAACCGTCCAGGAAGGCCGCACCCTCCCGCTCCTGGCCCCCATGTCCGAGGTGGCAGGCCGGCTCTCCGTCCAGGTGGGCGCCTCCTCCCTGATGGCACCGGCGGGCGGCAAGGGCGTGCTGCTCGGCGGCGTACCCGGCGTCCGGCCGGCCAAGGTAGTGGTCCTTGGCGCGGGCGTCGCCGGAACCAACGCCGCCGCCATGGCACTGGGCCTCGGCGCGGACGTGACCATCCTGGACATCAACATCCACCGCCTGCGCGAACTGGACGCCCAGTACCAGGGCCGGCTCAAGACGGTGGCCTCGAACAAGTACGAGATCGAGAAGTCCGTAGTGGACGCCGACCTGGTGATCGGTTCTGTCCTGATCCCCGGCGCCAAGGCACCCAAGCTGGTGACCAACGAGCTCGTGGCCCGGATGAAGCCCGGCTCCGTCCTCGTGGACATCGCCGTGGACCAGGGCGGCTGCTTCGAAGACACGCACCCCACCACGCACCAGGAACCCACCTACAAGGTCCACAACACCATCTTCTACTGCGTGGCCAACATGCCGGGCGCCGTGCCCAACACCTCCACCTACGCCCTGACCAACGTCACCCTTCGGTACGCAGTGTCCCTGGCCAACCTGGGCGTGAAAGCCGCCTTCGACCGCGACCCAGCCCTCGCAGCCGGCCTCAATATCGCCGCCGGCCACGTGGCCCACCACTCCGTCTCCGAGGCCCATAACCTGCCCCTCGTAGCGGACTGGCACGAACTGGTTTCGGCGTAG
- a CDS encoding Gfo/Idh/MocA family protein yields the protein MTGTEAERTIRTAVVGYGLSGSVFHAPLIGADGRYSLDIIATSNAERQKAATARYPGVRTVHDGDAVLAHAAGLDLVVLGTPPATHYPLAKAALEAGLDVVVDKPFAVSSDEGQELTALARQLGRVLTVFQNRRWDGDFLTLRKLLAAEAVGKVARFESRFERWSPTIAKAWKARATAADGGGVLFDLGSHLIDQALLLFGPATVAHAELRARRQDERADDDVFLVLRHESGVLSHLTMNMLCAQQGARFRVLGSVGAFTKNGVDPQEPYIVAGGSPLDAEYGEEAPEWAGLLGRDGHLDALPTERGAYPEFYRILADKILDGGAKSPLPLPVDPAGPVEVLKIIEKARELAAMAR from the coding sequence ATGACCGGGACTGAAGCTGAACGCACCATCCGCACGGCCGTCGTCGGCTATGGACTATCGGGCAGCGTCTTCCACGCCCCCTTAATCGGTGCTGACGGGCGCTACTCGCTGGATATCATCGCCACGTCCAACGCGGAGCGGCAGAAGGCGGCGACTGCCCGCTACCCGGGCGTCAGGACAGTGCACGACGGCGATGCGGTCCTCGCGCACGCCGCCGGCCTCGACCTGGTGGTGCTGGGAACCCCGCCGGCCACGCACTACCCGCTTGCCAAGGCGGCCCTGGAGGCCGGGCTGGACGTGGTGGTGGACAAGCCTTTCGCGGTAAGCAGCGACGAGGGCCAGGAACTTACTGCCCTGGCCCGTCAGCTGGGCCGGGTGCTGACCGTTTTCCAGAACAGGCGCTGGGACGGCGACTTCCTGACGCTCCGGAAGCTTTTGGCAGCGGAGGCCGTGGGGAAGGTGGCACGGTTCGAATCACGCTTCGAGCGGTGGTCGCCCACCATAGCGAAGGCCTGGAAGGCACGGGCCACTGCGGCCGACGGCGGCGGCGTCCTGTTCGACCTCGGCAGCCACCTGATCGACCAGGCCCTCCTGCTGTTCGGCCCGGCCACCGTGGCCCATGCGGAACTGAGGGCCAGGCGGCAGGATGAGCGGGCGGACGACGACGTGTTCCTGGTGCTGCGGCACGAGTCGGGGGTGCTGAGCCACCTCACCATGAACATGCTGTGCGCGCAGCAGGGCGCACGGTTCCGCGTCCTGGGTTCCGTAGGGGCCTTCACCAAGAACGGCGTTGATCCGCAGGAGCCCTACATCGTGGCCGGCGGCAGTCCCCTCGACGCTGAGTACGGCGAGGAGGCGCCCGAGTGGGCAGGGCTCCTGGGCCGTGACGGCCACTTGGACGCCCTGCCCACCGAACGCGGCGCCTACCCCGAGTTCTACCGGATCCTGGCAGACAAGATCCTCGACGGAGGAGCAAAGTCGCCCCTACCCCTCCCAGTAGATCCGGCAGGACCGGTGGAAGTCCTCAAAATCATAGAAAAAGCACGTGAACTGGCTGCAATGGCTCGTTAA
- a CDS encoding ABC transporter family substrate-binding protein has protein sequence MRNLTKIGGAAAIAAALTLTACGGGGASGPETAKGQEAGSDLSKLISINEKPAADLEQGGKVTLPLGNIGPDFNGFSNNGNSADNTALHRPIDQAGTWGCWDIAFDGKVVPNKDFCESVDSEVKDGKQTITIKVNEKATYNDGTPIDVKAFQNTWNILKSPDAGYDIVSSGNYAFVESVEAGSSDKEVIVKTSQPVYPLDSLFTGIIHPAVNTPEIFNEGFSGDMHPEWMAGPFKLDEYDSAAKTVSLVPNEKWWGTKPVLENVVFRQLESSAQTAAFKNGEIDAMSANTISLYKQLEGTKDSEVRRGQRLFAGGMNINAQKITDAAVRKAMFAAVDREAIRNVRFNGLNWQEPSSGSMLLLPFSEYYQDNYPVKETGPEAAKKILTDAGYTPNASGIMEKDGVPVSYKVANFGDDPTSLATTQTLVDQLKAGGMDVGIAQHGSADFGKIVGTREFDVSLSGYTVSADATEGVTQFYNSEINVNKLGDAELDAEIAKVASIEDNAERNKAAMEIEKKHMAKYFSMGVLFNGPQISFVRTGLANYGPSLFRSLSQVPDWTTLGWEKK, from the coding sequence ATGAGGAATCTGACCAAGATCGGCGGAGCGGCGGCCATTGCCGCTGCTCTGACCCTGACGGCCTGCGGCGGTGGCGGAGCCAGCGGGCCGGAAACGGCGAAGGGGCAGGAGGCAGGCAGTGACCTGTCCAAGCTCATCAGCATTAATGAAAAGCCGGCAGCCGATCTTGAACAGGGCGGCAAGGTCACCCTTCCGCTGGGCAACATCGGCCCGGACTTCAACGGTTTCTCCAATAACGGCAACAGCGCGGACAACACTGCACTGCACCGCCCCATCGACCAAGCGGGCACCTGGGGCTGCTGGGACATCGCCTTCGATGGAAAGGTTGTCCCCAACAAGGATTTCTGCGAGTCCGTGGACAGTGAAGTCAAGGATGGCAAGCAGACCATCACCATCAAGGTGAACGAGAAGGCCACCTACAACGATGGCACCCCCATTGACGTCAAGGCCTTCCAGAACACGTGGAACATCCTCAAGAGCCCGGACGCCGGCTACGACATCGTCAGCTCCGGCAACTACGCCTTTGTGGAATCAGTGGAGGCCGGCAGCAGCGACAAGGAAGTCATCGTCAAGACGAGCCAGCCTGTCTACCCCTTGGATTCATTGTTTACAGGGATCATCCACCCGGCCGTCAATACCCCCGAGATCTTTAACGAGGGCTTTAGTGGCGACATGCACCCGGAGTGGATGGCCGGTCCGTTCAAGCTGGACGAATACGACAGCGCCGCCAAGACCGTGAGCCTGGTGCCTAACGAAAAGTGGTGGGGCACCAAGCCTGTACTTGAGAACGTCGTCTTCCGTCAGTTGGAGAGCAGCGCCCAAACTGCCGCCTTCAAGAATGGCGAAATCGACGCCATGTCAGCCAACACCATCTCGCTCTACAAACAGCTCGAAGGCACGAAGGATTCTGAGGTCAGGCGAGGTCAGCGACTTTTCGCCGGTGGCATGAACATCAACGCCCAGAAGATTACCGACGCCGCTGTTCGCAAAGCCATGTTCGCCGCGGTCGATCGGGAAGCCATCCGCAATGTCCGCTTCAACGGCCTCAACTGGCAAGAGCCTAGTTCCGGCTCCATGTTGTTGTTGCCCTTCTCGGAGTACTACCAAGACAACTACCCCGTCAAGGAAACCGGGCCAGAGGCTGCCAAGAAGATCCTTACCGACGCGGGGTACACGCCCAACGCTTCAGGCATCATGGAGAAAGACGGCGTGCCCGTCTCTTACAAAGTCGCCAACTTCGGTGATGACCCCACTTCCCTGGCCACCACACAGACGTTGGTGGACCAGTTGAAGGCCGGAGGCATGGACGTGGGAATCGCACAGCATGGATCGGCTGACTTCGGCAAGATCGTTGGGACCCGTGAGTTCGACGTCAGCCTGTCGGGCTACACCGTCAGCGCGGATGCAACCGAAGGCGTAACACAGTTCTACAATTCGGAAATCAACGTAAACAAGCTCGGCGATGCCGAACTGGATGCCGAGATCGCCAAGGTGGCCTCCATCGAGGACAATGCCGAACGCAACAAGGCGGCCATGGAAATCGAGAAAAAGCACATGGCCAAGTACTTCTCCATGGGAGTACTTTTCAACGGCCCGCAGATCTCCTTCGTCCGCACCGGCCTGGCCAACTATGGCCCGTCCCTGTTCCGGAGCCTGTCCCAGGTTCCGGACTGGACCACCCTCGGCTGGGAAAAGAAGTAA
- a CDS encoding ABC transporter ATP-binding protein: MSSEIVAGPTEQPQSAVERLHVAGLHGPTDAVLSVRDLNVSFNTENGVVHAVRGVDFDLLPGKTLGIVGESGSGKSVTSLAIMGLLPTTAEVVGSVRLHGKELLGLSDKAMCAYRGNELSMVFQDPLSSLTPVYTVGSQIIEALTIHHPGMSKQAKEARAVELLAMVGIPSPKDRLKAFPHEFSGGMRQRVMIAIAIANNPRVLIADEPTTALDVTIQAQVLEVLHTAQEETGAAVVMITHDLGVVAGMADDIMVMYAGKPVETGAVVDIYYDPRMPYTMGLLGAVPRVDVAGKASLVPIEGIPPNLIHTPTGCSFAPRCPLASEACLDGEPALAPVAASNLHRSACIKSGSLGGDVDVHDVFSAPPVPVSNFDSIPREERTAVLQLKDVRKHFPLTKGALLKRRIGTVKAVDGLSFDIREGECFSIVGESGSGKTTTLLEIMEFHKDQDGEVVIGGLSNKQAADARTKSAMRRELQMVFQDPTGALDPRFTVYEVLAEPLQNAGMDRQAIKKRIMELMKLVGLQPDHVNRFPNQFSGGQRQRIGIARALAVNPKLVVLDEPVSALDVSVQAGVINLLDKLRAELGLSYLLVAHDLSVVRHISNRVAVMYLGKIVEIGEVDRVFDNPRHPYTRALLSAIPVPDPQVERSRERITLQGDLPSPLDAPKGCNFATRCPVFAALPAAKKEKCLTLEPPLEPVAPSAAAQALAAGPLPALDQRFACFFPDGELDEDMLVVHDSADHHAP; encoded by the coding sequence ATGAGCAGCGAAATCGTTGCCGGGCCTACCGAACAGCCCCAGTCAGCCGTGGAGCGGCTGCACGTCGCGGGGCTGCACGGTCCCACCGACGCCGTCCTGTCCGTCCGGGACCTCAACGTCAGCTTCAATACCGAAAACGGGGTGGTGCACGCCGTGAGGGGTGTTGATTTTGACCTCCTTCCCGGCAAGACGCTCGGCATCGTGGGGGAATCCGGTTCCGGCAAGTCCGTCACGTCGCTGGCGATCATGGGTCTGTTGCCCACCACCGCAGAGGTCGTCGGCTCGGTCCGGCTCCATGGCAAGGAGCTGCTGGGCCTCAGCGATAAAGCGATGTGCGCTTACCGCGGCAACGAGCTTTCCATGGTCTTCCAGGACCCTTTGTCCTCCCTGACGCCTGTGTATACGGTGGGCAGCCAGATCATCGAAGCGCTCACCATCCACCATCCCGGCATGAGCAAGCAGGCCAAAGAAGCCCGCGCCGTCGAACTTCTGGCCATGGTGGGGATCCCCAGCCCCAAGGACAGGCTGAAAGCCTTTCCCCACGAGTTCTCCGGCGGCATGCGCCAGCGCGTGATGATCGCCATCGCCATTGCGAACAACCCCCGGGTCCTGATCGCGGATGAGCCGACGACGGCCCTGGACGTCACCATCCAGGCCCAGGTCCTGGAGGTGCTGCATACCGCGCAGGAGGAAACGGGTGCCGCCGTCGTGATGATCACGCACGATCTCGGCGTCGTGGCGGGTATGGCAGACGACATTATGGTGATGTACGCCGGCAAACCTGTGGAAACAGGGGCAGTGGTGGATATCTACTACGACCCCCGGATGCCCTACACGATGGGCCTGCTGGGCGCCGTGCCGCGGGTGGACGTGGCGGGGAAGGCGTCGCTGGTCCCTATCGAAGGCATACCGCCCAACCTGATCCACACACCCACCGGCTGCTCATTCGCGCCCCGCTGCCCGCTCGCTTCCGAGGCCTGCCTGGACGGCGAACCCGCGCTGGCCCCAGTGGCAGCAAGCAACCTGCACCGGTCCGCCTGCATCAAGTCCGGTTCACTCGGCGGCGACGTTGACGTCCACGACGTCTTCTCGGCCCCGCCCGTGCCCGTCTCCAACTTCGACTCCATCCCGCGGGAAGAGCGCACCGCAGTCCTGCAGTTAAAGGATGTGCGTAAACACTTCCCGCTGACCAAAGGCGCCCTGCTCAAGCGGAGGATCGGCACGGTGAAAGCTGTGGACGGGCTCAGCTTCGACATCCGCGAGGGGGAATGCTTCTCCATCGTGGGCGAGTCGGGCTCCGGCAAGACCACCACACTGCTGGAAATCATGGAGTTCCACAAGGACCAGGACGGCGAGGTGGTGATCGGCGGGCTCAGCAACAAGCAGGCCGCCGATGCCCGGACCAAGAGCGCGATGCGGCGGGAACTCCAGATGGTGTTCCAGGACCCCACCGGCGCCCTGGACCCGCGCTTCACCGTCTATGAAGTCCTCGCCGAACCGCTCCAGAACGCAGGCATGGACCGGCAGGCCATCAAGAAGCGCATCATGGAACTGATGAAGCTGGTGGGCCTCCAGCCGGACCACGTCAACCGCTTCCCCAACCAGTTCTCCGGCGGACAGCGCCAGCGCATCGGCATCGCCCGGGCCCTGGCCGTGAATCCCAAACTCGTGGTCCTCGACGAGCCCGTCTCCGCCCTGGATGTCTCGGTCCAGGCGGGCGTGATCAACCTCCTGGACAAGCTCCGCGCCGAACTTGGCCTCAGCTACCTCCTGGTGGCGCACGACCTTTCAGTGGTCCGGCACATCTCCAACCGCGTCGCCGTGATGTACCTGGGCAAGATCGTGGAGATCGGCGAAGTGGACCGGGTGTTCGATAACCCCCGCCATCCCTACACCCGGGCCCTGCTCTCGGCCATCCCGGTGCCGGACCCGCAGGTGGAGCGGAGCCGGGAACGAATCACCCTCCAAGGCGACCTGCCCTCCCCGCTGGATGCCCCCAAGGGCTGCAACTTCGCCACCCGCTGCCCCGTTTTCGCCGCCCTGCCGGCTGCGAAGAAGGAAAAGTGCCTCACCCTGGAACCTCCCTTGGAACCAGTGGCACCCTCCGCAGCTGCCCAGGCCCTGGCGGCCGGCCCGCTGCCCGCGCTGGACCAACGCTTCGCCTGCTTCTTCCCCGACGGAGAACTGGACGAGGACATGCTGGTAGTCCACGATTCCGCGGACCATCATGCACCCTAG
- a CDS encoding ABC transporter permease, with protein MTNLNAVDPAAVAQDAHLENADVVIGKNTIIFRRFLRNKTAVAGLAIFLGLTIFSFIGGYFTQWDKETIDPFNIGIPPSAEHYLGTSQAGIDLYAMTVEGTRISILIGLVVGLVSVLIAAVYGCTMAYFGGKADKVMLFILEALIMMPALLVVAVATSGGGAGLKRDLPSWLLLIIVLLVFSWMGTARLIRSLSMSLMQRDYVKAAQYMGVPPRRIVWRHLVPNIGSLLVLDVTRGVTGAILAEVAFSFIGIGIKVPDVSLGVLIGGATSQVQTFPWMFWVPLAVMFLLTGSLAMMNDGLRDAFDPSSSSSGSASKRKAPKTLVKRSAS; from the coding sequence ATGACCAACCTCAACGCCGTGGACCCGGCAGCCGTCGCCCAGGACGCGCACCTGGAAAATGCCGACGTCGTCATCGGCAAAAACACCATCATCTTCCGCCGCTTCCTGCGCAACAAGACGGCGGTGGCCGGCCTTGCCATCTTCCTCGGGCTGACCATCTTTTCCTTCATCGGCGGGTACTTCACGCAGTGGGACAAGGAGACGATCGACCCCTTCAACATCGGCATTCCGCCGTCGGCCGAGCACTACCTCGGCACCTCCCAGGCAGGCATCGATCTCTACGCCATGACTGTCGAAGGCACCAGGATCTCCATCCTGATCGGCCTGGTGGTGGGCCTTGTGTCCGTCCTGATCGCCGCCGTCTACGGGTGCACCATGGCGTACTTCGGCGGCAAGGCGGACAAGGTGATGCTTTTCATCCTTGAGGCGCTCATCATGATGCCGGCCCTGCTGGTGGTCGCCGTAGCCACCAGCGGCGGAGGCGCAGGCCTGAAGCGTGACCTGCCCTCTTGGCTGCTGCTGATCATCGTGCTGCTGGTCTTCAGCTGGATGGGTACAGCCCGCCTGATCCGGTCCTTGTCCATGTCCCTGATGCAGCGGGACTACGTCAAGGCCGCACAGTACATGGGCGTCCCGCCCCGCCGGATTGTCTGGCGCCACCTGGTCCCCAACATCGGCTCGCTGCTGGTCCTGGACGTCACCCGCGGCGTCACGGGCGCCATCCTTGCGGAGGTGGCCTTCTCCTTCATCGGTATCGGCATCAAGGTCCCGGATGTGAGCCTCGGCGTCCTCATCGGCGGAGCCACCTCACAGGTGCAGACTTTTCCCTGGATGTTCTGGGTCCCCCTCGCCGTGATGTTCCTGCTTACCGGTTCGCTGGCCATGATGAACGACGGACTGCGCGACGCCTTCGATCCGAGCTCCAGCTCCAGCGGCAGCGCAAGCAAGCGCAAGGCCCCGAAAACCCTTGTGAAGAGGAGCGCCTCATGA
- a CDS encoding ABC transporter permease: MLRYLAKRGITYVFMIFLTTSAGYFLAVSSLKPALLEQERIPRPTPEQVANSMRLKGLDPDLSPWERYVEWLTAIVTRWDWGRSPNGAYINAEFGDRVWISTRLFLASIILTLVIGVALGVYSAARQYKFQDRVITSYSYLAYIVPAPIAYFLVQLGAININETVGERIFFVTGISTPGTAPGWAQFVDMLAHYAVPTIAITLVGWGSYQIAQRQYLLDNVNADFVRTARAKGLTRNQAISRHALRVSFIPVAQSIAFTIPAIFAGGFFAEKIFAWPGVGSWSIDAISLQDVNAATATLAYGSVIFALGAILADFATTLVDPRVRVQ; encoded by the coding sequence ATGCTCAGGTACCTCGCAAAGCGCGGCATCACGTACGTTTTTATGATCTTCCTGACCACTTCGGCGGGATACTTCCTGGCCGTCAGTTCCCTGAAACCGGCCTTGCTGGAACAGGAACGCATCCCCCGGCCCACGCCGGAGCAGGTGGCCAACTCCATGCGCCTGAAAGGCCTTGACCCGGACCTTAGCCCCTGGGAGCGCTACGTGGAATGGCTCACGGCCATCGTCACGCGCTGGGACTGGGGCCGCAGCCCCAACGGTGCCTACATCAACGCCGAGTTTGGCGACCGCGTCTGGATCTCCACCCGGCTTTTCCTGGCCTCCATCATCCTGACCCTGGTCATCGGTGTGGCGCTGGGGGTTTACTCCGCAGCCCGGCAGTACAAGTTCCAGGACCGGGTCATCACGTCCTACAGCTACCTGGCCTACATAGTGCCCGCGCCCATCGCCTACTTCCTGGTGCAGCTTGGCGCCATCAACATCAACGAAACCGTGGGGGAGCGCATCTTCTTCGTCACCGGCATCTCCACCCCCGGGACAGCGCCGGGATGGGCGCAGTTCGTGGACATGCTGGCGCACTACGCCGTTCCCACCATTGCCATCACCCTGGTGGGCTGGGGGTCCTACCAGATAGCCCAGCGCCAGTACCTCCTGGACAACGTCAACGCGGACTTTGTCCGGACGGCCCGTGCCAAGGGACTCACCCGGAACCAGGCCATCTCGCGGCATGCGCTGCGGGTTTCGTTCATCCCCGTGGCCCAGAGCATCGCGTTCACCATCCCGGCGATTTTCGCCGGCGGGTTCTTCGCGGAAAAGATCTTCGCCTGGCCCGGCGTGGGCTCCTGGAGCATTGACGCCATCTCCCTCCAGGACGTCAACGCCGCCACGGCCACCCTTGCCTACGGTTCCGTCATCTTTGCCCTGGGGGCCATCCTGGCGGACTTCGCCACCACCCTTGTTGACCCGAGAGTGCGGGTGCAGTAG